The Nostoc cf. commune SO-36 genomic sequence TGAGGAATTAGCTTTGGTAATTCTTCCCATTGATGAACCTGGAATTTTTCAGCTAGGGTTGAATTGCTCCAACTATTGCTAAATTCTTGTAATCTCTGCATATTGCGCCCAACAACATGAATTTGGGCAAAACCTAGCTGAATACAACCTGCTACAACTGCTCTTGCTGCACCACCATTGCCTAAAATTACCGCTACTTTCTGACTCCAATCCTGTTTATATGTTGTCTGCAAAGGGGCGATAAATCCTTCTATATCTGTATTTGTGCCCACCCATTGGTTCTTTTGGCGGCTAACAGTATTTACTGCGCCGATAGCTTTAGCCAGGGGTGTAATTTCTGAGAGTAGAGGGATGATTGCTTGTTTGTGAGGTATTGTCACACTAAAGCCGACAACACCAACAGCCGCGAAACCTGCGATCGCCACCTCCAAATTCTCTGGTGCTATGGGAAAGGGCAGATAAACATAATCTAATCCCAAATCAGCGATGTCTCCGACGAGCTGCGCTAACGCGGCATTATGCATCACTGGCGACAGTGAATGCTCTACCGGATGTCCAATGACTCCTAGTAGCTTAGTTTTGCCTGTAATTTTATTTGTCATTTGTCATTTGTTATTTGTCATAGACCATACCTCATACTCCTGTCCCTACTCCCCACTCCCTACCTATAACAATTATTAAAAGACTACTTAACATTTCTTTAAATCATGCAGGTAACTACAGCCTCCTCTACAACTCCAATCCCTGGCAAATATTGGCAGTGGCGCGGGCACAACGTTTACTATGTGCGTGCGGGAGAGAAACAAACCCAACGTCCGCCTTTGCTTTTGGTACATGGATTTGGTGCTTCTACAGACCACTGGCGCAAGAATATCACAGGATTGTGTCAAGATTTTGAAGTATTTGCGATCGACCTTTTGGGATTCGGGCGATCGGCAAAACCAAAATTGCAGTACAGTGGCGACTTGTGGCGCGACCAACTTAACGACTTTATTAGTGAAGTGATTGGTCAAAAAGCAGTATTAGCAGGTAATTCCCTTGGTGGCTATGCTTGCTTGTGTGTTGCGGCACAACGTCCCGACAGTGCGGCTGGTTTAGTCTTGCTCAATAGTGCCGGGCCTTTTAGTGAAAGTCAGCCTACGTCTGAACCTGAAGCTTTGCAAAGCGAGATTCAGCCACCCAAACAACCCTCTTCTTTAGAGAAATTACTGGGTAACTCTGTTAAGTGGATGTTTCAACAACCTTTAGCTCAGTTTGTGTTATTTCAATACGTGCGACAACGTTGGGTAATTCGCCAAACTTTAGAAAAGGTATATCTTGATAAAAGTGCAGTTACAGACCAATTGATAGAAGAAATTTCTCGCCCTGCTTTTGATGCCGGTGCGTTGGATGTGTTTGTTTCAGTTTTTAGCAGTCCTCAAGGAGAAAAAGTTGATGTGCTACTAAAGCAATTAACTTGTCCTTTATTGATGTTATGGGGAGAAGCTGATCCTTGGATGAATACTAGAGAACGTTCTCCAAAGTTTCGTCAATATTGTCCTAACTTGACAGAATATTTCTTAACGGCAGGTCATTGTCCCCATGATGAAATACCGGATAAAGTAAACCAACTTTTAAGCGATTGGGTTTTCTCTCTTGCCCAATGATATTATGCCTCATTAGAAAATGCTGTTGAGAGACGCAATCAATCGCGTCTCTACTCGCAGTTTTTTATCTTTTTGTTTTTCCAAATTGCCATAACTTTGATTGAGTTTGTCTAAAAAGAATAAATCCTCACGTTTAACATTGAAAATCAGCGCTTTTGTATTAGCTTTATAAGAACCTAAAACCGGAGAATTAAAATACCTTCTTTAGCAACTAAAAAAGTATCCGTATCAAATTGCGCTCGTTCGTATTGAGTGCGGACATCATCTAACACACCATAAAAACGTACAATTCCGCCACCATCTGGACGTTGAGTTCGCACTTCTACAACATCATCTAGCCGTAAAACTTTTTTGGCATCCACTGCTATCCAAAATTCCAAAGGAGTAGCTTCTTTTGTACCAAGTACAAAACCGATTGGTTCGGAAGATGTCATTGATTATCAACTAAAATTTGCCTTGTCAAGTTTAAAACACACTTCTTTAATTATTTAAAAATATAAGATTTAATTTCTTGCTCGATTTGATCACTAATTATTTCAGTTCCCATACCGATTTTATCGAGGTTAACCCTCACAAAATTTGTTCTGTCTTCTTCTGTAAACTTTTTATCATTATCCGAGTCTTTGATAATTTTGAGAAAAAGTG encodes the following:
- a CDS encoding shikimate dehydrogenase, yielding MTNKITGKTKLLGVIGHPVEHSLSPVMHNAALAQLVGDIADLGLDYVYLPFPIAPENLEVAIAGFAAVGVVGFSVTIPHKQAIIPLLSEITPLAKAIGAVNTVSRQKNQWVGTNTDIEGFIAPLQTTYKQDWSQKVAVILGNGGAARAVVAGCIQLGFAQIHVVGRNMQRLQEFSNSWSNSTLAEKFQVHQWEELPKLIPQANLLVNTTPIGMYPKVDESPLSVEEIANLPTGAIAYDLIYIPKPTQFLQHAQKQGAIAIDGLEMLVQQGVAALKIWLQQEIPVEVMRQALQNHLGLGG
- a CDS encoding alpha/beta fold hydrolase; translation: MQVTTASSTTPIPGKYWQWRGHNVYYVRAGEKQTQRPPLLLVHGFGASTDHWRKNITGLCQDFEVFAIDLLGFGRSAKPKLQYSGDLWRDQLNDFISEVIGQKAVLAGNSLGGYACLCVAAQRPDSAAGLVLLNSAGPFSESQPTSEPEALQSEIQPPKQPSSLEKLLGNSVKWMFQQPLAQFVLFQYVRQRWVIRQTLEKVYLDKSAVTDQLIEEISRPAFDAGALDVFVSVFSSPQGEKVDVLLKQLTCPLLMLWGEADPWMNTRERSPKFRQYCPNLTEYFLTAGHCPHDEIPDKVNQLLSDWVFSLAQ